One Delphinus delphis chromosome 3, mDelDel1.2, whole genome shotgun sequence genomic region harbors:
- the LOC132422271 gene encoding large ribosomal subunit protein eL21-like, with amino-acid sequence MTNTEGKRRGTRYMFSTPFRKHGVVPLATYMQIYKKGDIVDIKGMGAVPKGMPHKCYHGKTGRVYNVTQHAVGIIVNKQVKGKILAKRINVRIKHIKHSKSRDSFLKRVKENNQKKKEAKEKGIWVQLKRQPAPPREAHFVRTNGKEPELLEPIPYEFMA; translated from the coding sequence ATGACCAACacagagggaaagaggaggggcacCCGCTACATGTTCTCTACGCCTTTTAGAAAACATGGAGTTGTTCCTTTGGCCACATACATGCAAATCTACAAGAAAGGTGATATTGTAGATATCAAGGGAATGGGTGCTGTTCCAAAAGGAATGCCCCACAAATGTTACCATGGCAAAACTGGGAGAGTCTACAATGTTACCCAGCATGCTGTTGGCATCATTGTAAACAAACAAGTTAAGGGCAAGATTCTTGCCAAGAGAATTAATGTGCGTATCAAGCATATTAAGCACTCTAAGAGCCGAGATAGCTTCCTGAAACGGGtgaaggaaaataatcagaaaaagaaggaagccaaagagaaaggTATTTGGGTTCAACTGAAGCGCCAGCCTGCCCCACCCAGAGAAGCACACTTCGTGAGAACCAATGGAAAGGAGCCTGAACTGTTGGAGCCCATTCCCTATGAATTCATGGCATAA